A region from the Drosophila takahashii strain IR98-3 E-12201 chromosome 2L, DtakHiC1v2, whole genome shotgun sequence genome encodes:
- the LOC108067455 gene encoding maltase 2 isoform X3, producing the protein MLAPLIQILLFSQLYSGSTMAGLVKSDSEDFIDWWQHTVFYQIYPRSFKDSNGDGIGDLRGITSKLPYLADTGITATWLSPIFQSPMVDFGYDISDYKKIQPEYGTMQDFEELIDKAYELGIKVILDFVPNHSSDQHDWFKKSAAKEPGYEDFYVWEDGILQENGTRVPPNNWPSVFYGSAWEWHEGRQQYYLHQFTKEQPDLNFRNPKVVQAMDDVILFWLSKGVAGFRIDAVNHLFEDPALKDEPPSGKTTDPLSYEYTKHIYSRDLPEVLEMIQHWRQLLDDFSAKHPERPTRIMMTEAYAGLTQLADYYEDANGVRGSHLPFNFHFITDVKGGSDARDFVYNVEKWLIYMPRGHAANWVMGNHDNPRVASRFGTASVDAMNMLLLTLPGVAVTYNGEELGMQDYREISWQDTVDPPARNVGEELYNEVSRDPVRTPFQWSNEKNAGFSSAPKTWLPVHPNYLELNLEAQKAANKSHYQVYKDLLELRRSAIMRLGRFNIEPISRWVFAFKRSYPNFESIITIINVSDKEQLVNLTEFLNRPKKLVVEVSGVDSKYQPGQSLAASALYLAAREGLVCRLV; encoded by the exons TGAAGAGCGATTCGGAGGACTTTATCGACTGGTGGCAGCACACGGTCTTCTATCAGATCTACCCGAGGTCCTTTAAGGATAGCAATGGCGACGGCATCGGCGATTTGCGGGGAATCACCTCAAAGTTGCCATATTTGGCGGACACTGGCATTACGGCCACTTGGCTGAGTCCCATTTTTCAGTCACCCATGGTCGACTTTGGCTACGATATATCGGACTACAAGAAGATCCAGCCGGAGTATGGAACAATGCAGGATTTCGAGGAGCTCATCGACAAGGCCTACGAGCTGGGAATCAAGGTTATTCTGGACTTTGTGCCGAATCACAGCTCGGATCAGCATGATTGGTTCAAGAAGTCCGCGGCCAAGGAGCCGGGCTACGAGGATTTCTATGTGTGGGAAGATGGCATCCTGCAGGAGAACGGCACTCGAGTTCCGCCCAACAACTGGCCGTCGGTCTTCTACGGATCCGCCTGGGAGTGGCACGAAGGCCGCCAGCAGTACTACCTGCATCAGTTCACCAAGGAGCAGCCGGACTTGAATTTTCGTAATCCCAAAGTTGTTCAGGCCATGGATGATGTGATACTCTTCTGGCTGTCTAAAGGCGTCGCTGGCTTTCGTATTGATGCTGTGAATCATCTATTCGAGGATCCAGCTCTTAAGGATGAGCCCCCGAGTGGCAAGACCACGGACCCACTCTCCTATGAGTACACCAAGCACATTTATTCCCGGGATCTGCCCGAGGTCTTGGAAATGATTCAACATTGGCGGCAACTGCTGGATGACTTTAGTGCCAAGCACCCCGAAAGACCCACACGCATCATGATGACGGAGGCGTATGCCGGACTCACCCAGCTGGCGGACTACTACGAGGACGCCAACGGGGTGCGGGGCTCCCATCTGCCCTTCAACTTCCACTTTATCACGGACGTCAAAGGCGGCTCGGATGCGCGTGACTTTGTCTACAACGTGGAGAAGTGGCTGATCTACATGCCGCGCGGGCACGCGGCCAACTGGGTCATGGGCAACCACGACAACCCCCGGGTCGCCTCCCGATTCGGTACCGCCAGCGTGGACGCCATGAACATGCTGCTGCTCACCCTGCCCGGCGTGGCCGTCACTTACAAT GGCGAGGAGCTGGGCATGCAGGACTACCGCGAAATAAGCTGGCAGGATACGGTGGATCCGCCGGCCAGGAATGTGGGAGAGGAGCTCTACAACGAGGTCTCTCGGGACCCAGTGCGCACACCCTTCCAGTGGAGTAATGAGAAAAATGCGG GCTTTTCTAGTGCCCCCAAAACTTGGCTGCCCGTCCATCCCAACTATCTCGAACTCAACTTGGAGGCCCAGAAGGCAGCCAACAAAAGCCATTACCAGGTCTACAAGGACCTACTTGAACTGCGTAGATCAGCCATAATGCGTTTGGGTCGCTTTAACATCGAGCCCATTTCGCGTTGGGTCTTCGCCTTCAAGCG CTCCTACCCCAATTTTGAGTCGATAATTACCATCATTAATGTGAGCGACAAGGAACAGTTGGTGAATCTCACAGAGTTTCTCAACCGACCCAAGAAACTGGTTGTTGAAGTTTCCGGAGTGGATTCTAAGTACCAACCTGG TCAATCCCTCGCCGCAAGTGCATTGTACCTGGCCGCCCGTGAGGGTCTCGTCTGTCGGCTCGTCTAG
- the LOC108067455 gene encoding maltase 2 isoform X1 gives MLAPLIQILLFSQLYSGSTMAGLVKSDSEDFIDWWQHTVFYQIYPRSFKDSNGDGIGDLRGITSKLPYLADTGITATWLSPIFQSPMVDFGYDISDYKKIQPEYGTMQDFEELIDKAYELGIKVILDFVPNHSSDQHDWFKKSAAKEPGYEDFYVWEDGILQENGTRVPPNNWPSVFYGSAWEWHEGRQQYYLHQFTKEQPDLNFRNPKVVQAMDDVILFWLSKGVAGFRIDAVNHLFEDPALKDEPPSGKTTDPLSYEYTKHIYSRDLPEVLEMIQHWRQLLDDFSAKHPERPTRIMMTEAYAGLTQLADYYEDANGVRGSHLPFNFHFITDVKGGSDARDFVYNVEKWLIYMPRGHAANWVMGNHDNPRVASRFGTASVDAMNMLLLTLPGVAVTYNGEELGMQDYREISWQDTVDPPARNVGEELYNEVSRDPVRTPFQWSNEKNAGFSSAPKTWLPVHPNYLELNLEAQKAANKSHYQVYKDLLELRRSAIMRLGRFNIEPISRWVFAFKRSYPNFESIITIINVSDKEQLVNLTEFLNRPKKLVVEVSGVDSKYQPGDSILAEAFGLHLPPGGGIVLSERSSTIMSEQRRNLVKQLIKSANVVLVGLLVYNLWRHKWTKVNFNQHRF, from the exons TGAAGAGCGATTCGGAGGACTTTATCGACTGGTGGCAGCACACGGTCTTCTATCAGATCTACCCGAGGTCCTTTAAGGATAGCAATGGCGACGGCATCGGCGATTTGCGGGGAATCACCTCAAAGTTGCCATATTTGGCGGACACTGGCATTACGGCCACTTGGCTGAGTCCCATTTTTCAGTCACCCATGGTCGACTTTGGCTACGATATATCGGACTACAAGAAGATCCAGCCGGAGTATGGAACAATGCAGGATTTCGAGGAGCTCATCGACAAGGCCTACGAGCTGGGAATCAAGGTTATTCTGGACTTTGTGCCGAATCACAGCTCGGATCAGCATGATTGGTTCAAGAAGTCCGCGGCCAAGGAGCCGGGCTACGAGGATTTCTATGTGTGGGAAGATGGCATCCTGCAGGAGAACGGCACTCGAGTTCCGCCCAACAACTGGCCGTCGGTCTTCTACGGATCCGCCTGGGAGTGGCACGAAGGCCGCCAGCAGTACTACCTGCATCAGTTCACCAAGGAGCAGCCGGACTTGAATTTTCGTAATCCCAAAGTTGTTCAGGCCATGGATGATGTGATACTCTTCTGGCTGTCTAAAGGCGTCGCTGGCTTTCGTATTGATGCTGTGAATCATCTATTCGAGGATCCAGCTCTTAAGGATGAGCCCCCGAGTGGCAAGACCACGGACCCACTCTCCTATGAGTACACCAAGCACATTTATTCCCGGGATCTGCCCGAGGTCTTGGAAATGATTCAACATTGGCGGCAACTGCTGGATGACTTTAGTGCCAAGCACCCCGAAAGACCCACACGCATCATGATGACGGAGGCGTATGCCGGACTCACCCAGCTGGCGGACTACTACGAGGACGCCAACGGGGTGCGGGGCTCCCATCTGCCCTTCAACTTCCACTTTATCACGGACGTCAAAGGCGGCTCGGATGCGCGTGACTTTGTCTACAACGTGGAGAAGTGGCTGATCTACATGCCGCGCGGGCACGCGGCCAACTGGGTCATGGGCAACCACGACAACCCCCGGGTCGCCTCCCGATTCGGTACCGCCAGCGTGGACGCCATGAACATGCTGCTGCTCACCCTGCCCGGCGTGGCCGTCACTTACAAT GGCGAGGAGCTGGGCATGCAGGACTACCGCGAAATAAGCTGGCAGGATACGGTGGATCCGCCGGCCAGGAATGTGGGAGAGGAGCTCTACAACGAGGTCTCTCGGGACCCAGTGCGCACACCCTTCCAGTGGAGTAATGAGAAAAATGCGG GCTTTTCTAGTGCCCCCAAAACTTGGCTGCCCGTCCATCCCAACTATCTCGAACTCAACTTGGAGGCCCAGAAGGCAGCCAACAAAAGCCATTACCAGGTCTACAAGGACCTACTTGAACTGCGTAGATCAGCCATAATGCGTTTGGGTCGCTTTAACATCGAGCCCATTTCGCGTTGGGTCTTCGCCTTCAAGCG CTCCTACCCCAATTTTGAGTCGATAATTACCATCATTAATGTGAGCGACAAGGAACAGTTGGTGAATCTCACAGAGTTTCTCAACCGACCCAAGAAACTGGTTGTTGAAGTTTCCGGAGTGGATTCTAAGTACCAACCTGG CGACAGCATTCTGGCCGAGGCCTTTGGACTTCATCTGCCCCCAGGAGGCGGAATTGTTTTAAGCGAGCGCAGCTCAACGATAATGAG CGAACAACGTCGCAACTTGGTTAAGCAGCTCATCAAGTCGGCCAATGTGGTTTTGGTCGGACTGCTGGTCTACAACTTGTGGCGTCACAAATGGACCAAAGTGAATTTCAATCAGCATCGGTTTTGA
- the LOC108067455 gene encoding maltase 2 isoform X4: MLAPLIQILLFSQLYSGSTMAGLVKSDSEDFIDWWQHTVFYQIYPRSFKDSNGDGIGDLRGITSKLPYLADTGITATWLSPIFQSPMVDFGYDISDYKKIQPEYGTMQDFEELIDKAYELGIKVILDFVPNHSSDQHDWFKKSAAKEPGYEDFYVWEDGILQENGTRVPPNNWPSVFYGSAWEWHEGRQQYYLHQFTKEQPDLNFRNPKVVQAMDDVILFWLSKGVAGFRIDAVNHLFEDPALKDEPPSGKTTDPLSYEYTKHIYSRDLPEVLEMIQHWRQLLDDFSAKHPERPTRIMMTEAYAGLTQLADYYEDANGVRGSHLPFNFHFITDVKGGSDARDFVYNVEKWLIYMPRGHAANWVMGNHDNPRVASRFGTASVDAMNMLLLTLPGVAVTYNGEELGMQDYREISWQDTVDPPARNVGEELYNEVSRDPVRTPFQWSNEKNAGFSSAPKTWLPVHPNYLELNLEAQKAANKSHYQVYKDLLELRRSAIMRLGRFNIEPISRWVFAFKRSYPNFESIITIINVSDKEQLVNLTEFLNRPKKLVVEVSGVDSKYQPG, encoded by the exons TGAAGAGCGATTCGGAGGACTTTATCGACTGGTGGCAGCACACGGTCTTCTATCAGATCTACCCGAGGTCCTTTAAGGATAGCAATGGCGACGGCATCGGCGATTTGCGGGGAATCACCTCAAAGTTGCCATATTTGGCGGACACTGGCATTACGGCCACTTGGCTGAGTCCCATTTTTCAGTCACCCATGGTCGACTTTGGCTACGATATATCGGACTACAAGAAGATCCAGCCGGAGTATGGAACAATGCAGGATTTCGAGGAGCTCATCGACAAGGCCTACGAGCTGGGAATCAAGGTTATTCTGGACTTTGTGCCGAATCACAGCTCGGATCAGCATGATTGGTTCAAGAAGTCCGCGGCCAAGGAGCCGGGCTACGAGGATTTCTATGTGTGGGAAGATGGCATCCTGCAGGAGAACGGCACTCGAGTTCCGCCCAACAACTGGCCGTCGGTCTTCTACGGATCCGCCTGGGAGTGGCACGAAGGCCGCCAGCAGTACTACCTGCATCAGTTCACCAAGGAGCAGCCGGACTTGAATTTTCGTAATCCCAAAGTTGTTCAGGCCATGGATGATGTGATACTCTTCTGGCTGTCTAAAGGCGTCGCTGGCTTTCGTATTGATGCTGTGAATCATCTATTCGAGGATCCAGCTCTTAAGGATGAGCCCCCGAGTGGCAAGACCACGGACCCACTCTCCTATGAGTACACCAAGCACATTTATTCCCGGGATCTGCCCGAGGTCTTGGAAATGATTCAACATTGGCGGCAACTGCTGGATGACTTTAGTGCCAAGCACCCCGAAAGACCCACACGCATCATGATGACGGAGGCGTATGCCGGACTCACCCAGCTGGCGGACTACTACGAGGACGCCAACGGGGTGCGGGGCTCCCATCTGCCCTTCAACTTCCACTTTATCACGGACGTCAAAGGCGGCTCGGATGCGCGTGACTTTGTCTACAACGTGGAGAAGTGGCTGATCTACATGCCGCGCGGGCACGCGGCCAACTGGGTCATGGGCAACCACGACAACCCCCGGGTCGCCTCCCGATTCGGTACCGCCAGCGTGGACGCCATGAACATGCTGCTGCTCACCCTGCCCGGCGTGGCCGTCACTTACAAT GGCGAGGAGCTGGGCATGCAGGACTACCGCGAAATAAGCTGGCAGGATACGGTGGATCCGCCGGCCAGGAATGTGGGAGAGGAGCTCTACAACGAGGTCTCTCGGGACCCAGTGCGCACACCCTTCCAGTGGAGTAATGAGAAAAATGCGG GCTTTTCTAGTGCCCCCAAAACTTGGCTGCCCGTCCATCCCAACTATCTCGAACTCAACTTGGAGGCCCAGAAGGCAGCCAACAAAAGCCATTACCAGGTCTACAAGGACCTACTTGAACTGCGTAGATCAGCCATAATGCGTTTGGGTCGCTTTAACATCGAGCCCATTTCGCGTTGGGTCTTCGCCTTCAAGCG CTCCTACCCCAATTTTGAGTCGATAATTACCATCATTAATGTGAGCGACAAGGAACAGTTGGTGAATCTCACAGAGTTTCTCAACCGACCCAAGAAACTGGTTGTTGAAGTTTCCGGAGTGGATTCTAAGTACCAACCTGG TTGa
- the LOC108067455 gene encoding maltase 2 isoform X2 codes for MAGLVKSDSEDFIDWWQHTVFYQIYPRSFKDSNGDGIGDLRGITSKLPYLADTGITATWLSPIFQSPMVDFGYDISDYKKIQPEYGTMQDFEELIDKAYELGIKVILDFVPNHSSDQHDWFKKSAAKEPGYEDFYVWEDGILQENGTRVPPNNWPSVFYGSAWEWHEGRQQYYLHQFTKEQPDLNFRNPKVVQAMDDVILFWLSKGVAGFRIDAVNHLFEDPALKDEPPSGKTTDPLSYEYTKHIYSRDLPEVLEMIQHWRQLLDDFSAKHPERPTRIMMTEAYAGLTQLADYYEDANGVRGSHLPFNFHFITDVKGGSDARDFVYNVEKWLIYMPRGHAANWVMGNHDNPRVASRFGTASVDAMNMLLLTLPGVAVTYNGEELGMQDYREISWQDTVDPPARNVGEELYNEVSRDPVRTPFQWSNEKNAGFSSAPKTWLPVHPNYLELNLEAQKAANKSHYQVYKDLLELRRSAIMRLGRFNIEPISRWVFAFKRSYPNFESIITIINVSDKEQLVNLTEFLNRPKKLVVEVSGVDSKYQPGDSILAEAFGLHLPPGGGIVLSERSSTIMSEQRRNLVKQLIKSANVVLVGLLVYNLWRHKWTKVNFNQHRF; via the exons TGAAGAGCGATTCGGAGGACTTTATCGACTGGTGGCAGCACACGGTCTTCTATCAGATCTACCCGAGGTCCTTTAAGGATAGCAATGGCGACGGCATCGGCGATTTGCGGGGAATCACCTCAAAGTTGCCATATTTGGCGGACACTGGCATTACGGCCACTTGGCTGAGTCCCATTTTTCAGTCACCCATGGTCGACTTTGGCTACGATATATCGGACTACAAGAAGATCCAGCCGGAGTATGGAACAATGCAGGATTTCGAGGAGCTCATCGACAAGGCCTACGAGCTGGGAATCAAGGTTATTCTGGACTTTGTGCCGAATCACAGCTCGGATCAGCATGATTGGTTCAAGAAGTCCGCGGCCAAGGAGCCGGGCTACGAGGATTTCTATGTGTGGGAAGATGGCATCCTGCAGGAGAACGGCACTCGAGTTCCGCCCAACAACTGGCCGTCGGTCTTCTACGGATCCGCCTGGGAGTGGCACGAAGGCCGCCAGCAGTACTACCTGCATCAGTTCACCAAGGAGCAGCCGGACTTGAATTTTCGTAATCCCAAAGTTGTTCAGGCCATGGATGATGTGATACTCTTCTGGCTGTCTAAAGGCGTCGCTGGCTTTCGTATTGATGCTGTGAATCATCTATTCGAGGATCCAGCTCTTAAGGATGAGCCCCCGAGTGGCAAGACCACGGACCCACTCTCCTATGAGTACACCAAGCACATTTATTCCCGGGATCTGCCCGAGGTCTTGGAAATGATTCAACATTGGCGGCAACTGCTGGATGACTTTAGTGCCAAGCACCCCGAAAGACCCACACGCATCATGATGACGGAGGCGTATGCCGGACTCACCCAGCTGGCGGACTACTACGAGGACGCCAACGGGGTGCGGGGCTCCCATCTGCCCTTCAACTTCCACTTTATCACGGACGTCAAAGGCGGCTCGGATGCGCGTGACTTTGTCTACAACGTGGAGAAGTGGCTGATCTACATGCCGCGCGGGCACGCGGCCAACTGGGTCATGGGCAACCACGACAACCCCCGGGTCGCCTCCCGATTCGGTACCGCCAGCGTGGACGCCATGAACATGCTGCTGCTCACCCTGCCCGGCGTGGCCGTCACTTACAAT GGCGAGGAGCTGGGCATGCAGGACTACCGCGAAATAAGCTGGCAGGATACGGTGGATCCGCCGGCCAGGAATGTGGGAGAGGAGCTCTACAACGAGGTCTCTCGGGACCCAGTGCGCACACCCTTCCAGTGGAGTAATGAGAAAAATGCGG GCTTTTCTAGTGCCCCCAAAACTTGGCTGCCCGTCCATCCCAACTATCTCGAACTCAACTTGGAGGCCCAGAAGGCAGCCAACAAAAGCCATTACCAGGTCTACAAGGACCTACTTGAACTGCGTAGATCAGCCATAATGCGTTTGGGTCGCTTTAACATCGAGCCCATTTCGCGTTGGGTCTTCGCCTTCAAGCG CTCCTACCCCAATTTTGAGTCGATAATTACCATCATTAATGTGAGCGACAAGGAACAGTTGGTGAATCTCACAGAGTTTCTCAACCGACCCAAGAAACTGGTTGTTGAAGTTTCCGGAGTGGATTCTAAGTACCAACCTGG CGACAGCATTCTGGCCGAGGCCTTTGGACTTCATCTGCCCCCAGGAGGCGGAATTGTTTTAAGCGAGCGCAGCTCAACGATAATGAG CGAACAACGTCGCAACTTGGTTAAGCAGCTCATCAAGTCGGCCAATGTGGTTTTGGTCGGACTGCTGGTCTACAACTTGTGGCGTCACAAATGGACCAAAGTGAATTTCAATCAGCATCGGTTTTGA